Proteins encoded within one genomic window of Paraglaciecola psychrophila 170:
- the glpE gene encoding thiosulfate sulfurtransferase GlpE yields MEQFAHISVQQAQQKQSEGTVRFVDIRDDSAFEAGHIKDSTHLTNGSLHSFMADVEFDTPVIVCCYHGISSQQAAQFLIHQGFEEVYSLDGGFEAWRKDQPFEISHPAI; encoded by the coding sequence ATGGAGCAATTTGCCCATATATCTGTGCAACAGGCACAACAAAAACAGTCTGAAGGTACCGTACGATTCGTCGATATTCGCGACGACTCTGCTTTTGAAGCTGGGCATATCAAGGATTCTACACATTTAACCAATGGTTCGTTACATAGTTTTATGGCTGATGTGGAATTTGATACACCCGTCATAGTGTGTTGTTATCATGGTATTAGTAGCCAACAAGCAGCACAGTTTTTAATTCACCAAGGTTTTGAAGAGGTATATAGTCTGGACGGTGGATTTGAGGCGTGGCGCAAAGACCAGCCTTTTGAAATTTCACACCCAGCTATTTGA
- the glpG gene encoding rhomboid family intramembrane serine protease GlpG: MSTPLKLVAFSKEQPARLLTIYLINQGINVEYQHSGNDYAHSVMLLELSDQIQAKKIAEEFVLNPNDVKYQTAAWQSGETVNLTPVKSFSAAKALYDLKQAPFTSSILAICLVIYLLAMIGISGPYFWLKIQPIAILIDSGQWWRLLGPALIHFSVLHIAFNMLWWWSLGKQIETTFGINSLLMLFVFSAIVSNASQLLVSGPNFGGLSGVVYALVGCVWWLGWLKPSWGLSLPKPIIGFLLVWLVVGYLDILPVNMANTAHTVGLICGCVFAWFLVTRAKSVSTQ, encoded by the coding sequence TTGTCTACCCCGCTTAAGTTAGTCGCTTTTTCTAAAGAGCAGCCGGCAAGATTACTCACTATTTATCTTATAAATCAAGGTATTAATGTTGAGTACCAACATTCAGGTAATGATTATGCGCATTCGGTGATGCTGTTAGAGTTGTCTGATCAAATCCAAGCTAAAAAAATAGCAGAAGAATTTGTGCTCAATCCGAATGACGTAAAGTACCAGACGGCTGCATGGCAATCAGGTGAAACGGTTAACCTAACGCCGGTTAAATCTTTTTCTGCAGCTAAAGCCCTCTATGATCTAAAGCAAGCACCTTTTACATCAAGTATATTGGCAATTTGTTTAGTTATTTATTTGTTGGCAATGATAGGCATTTCAGGCCCTTATTTTTGGTTAAAAATTCAGCCTATTGCGATACTGATAGATTCGGGACAGTGGTGGCGATTATTGGGACCTGCACTGATCCACTTCTCAGTCCTGCACATTGCATTTAATATGCTGTGGTGGTGGTCACTAGGTAAACAGATAGAGACAACCTTTGGTATCAATAGTTTGCTGATGCTTTTTGTATTTTCGGCTATTGTGTCTAATGCTTCTCAGTTGTTGGTCAGTGGCCCTAATTTCGGTGGCCTTTCTGGTGTCGTGTATGCGTTAGTGGGCTGTGTTTGGTGGTTGGGCTGGTTAAAACCAAGCTGGGGATTATCGTTGCCTAAACCCATCATTGGCTTTTTATTGGTTTGGTTAGTGGTAGGTTATCTGGATATTCTACCCGTGAATATGGCAAATACTGCGCACACAGTGGGACTAATTTGTGGATGTGTATTTGCGTGGTTTTTGGTTACCAGAGCAAAAAGTGTTAGCACCCAATAG
- a CDS encoding flagellar basal body-associated protein FliL, which produces MKKTICLLVSLLTLLSYQSVVNGQEVVRKSYAYFSLEPEIVTNYLGSSARKLGFVRVSIELMLEDPDFLEAAEHHSPLMRAATIEVFGSQPEEKVKSLTGREDIRRSCLEKLQELMLKETGSKMIKDVIFTKYLYFQS; this is translated from the coding sequence ATGAAAAAAACTATATGCCTACTTGTTAGTTTACTGACCCTTTTAAGTTATCAAAGTGTGGTAAACGGACAAGAAGTGGTCAGAAAAAGCTATGCTTATTTCAGTCTCGAGCCAGAGATAGTAACCAACTATTTAGGCTCTAGCGCAAGAAAGTTAGGTTTTGTCAGGGTGTCAATAGAATTGATGTTAGAAGACCCAGACTTTCTTGAAGCCGCAGAACATCACTCCCCACTAATGAGAGCGGCAACTATTGAGGTGTTTGGTAGCCAGCCAGAAGAAAAAGTTAAATCGCTGACTGGTCGCGAGGATATTAGGCGTAGCTGCTTAGAAAAACTCCAAGAGTTAATGCTCAAAGAAACGGGCTCTAAAATGATAAAGGATGTCATATTTACAAAGTATCTTTATTTCCAGAGCTAA
- a CDS encoding chorismate--pyruvate lyase family protein yields MNLSYTFPVGIPSQWAEPKLFTIPSPCLKNWLLDTGSLTERLQSQCTSFHLTLVGQRQAQITLEEFRRVSAPNQELNLEEWQVREVLLWGDNQPWVFARSILPQRLCESDFVNLNTKPLGQLIFNDERFKRMPFELTHMSPSKDFLEKLHIESEMKLWGRRSAFTFEDLQMTVSEVFLPNSPAYQEMK; encoded by the coding sequence TTGAATTTATCTTATACTTTTCCGGTCGGTATTCCATCACAATGGGCTGAACCTAAGTTGTTTACTATACCAAGTCCATGTTTAAAAAATTGGTTATTAGACACAGGATCGTTAACCGAAAGGCTTCAATCGCAATGTACGTCATTCCATCTGACTCTAGTAGGTCAACGGCAGGCGCAGATAACTCTTGAAGAATTTCGACGAGTCTCGGCCCCCAACCAAGAATTAAATTTAGAGGAATGGCAAGTCAGAGAAGTGTTATTGTGGGGTGATAATCAACCTTGGGTCTTTGCTCGTTCAATTCTTCCACAAAGATTATGCGAAAGTGATTTTGTTAATCTCAATACTAAACCTTTGGGTCAATTGATTTTTAATGATGAACGATTTAAACGAATGCCATTTGAATTAACTCATATGTCTCCAAGTAAAGATTTTCTAGAAAAATTACACATAGAATCTGAGATGAAATTGTGGGGACGCCGCTCGGCATTCACCTTTGAGGATCTGCAAATGACAGTCAGTGAGGTGTTTTTACCTAATTCACCAGCTTATCAAGAGATGAAATAG
- the ubiA gene encoding 4-hydroxybenzoate octaprenyltransferase, which produces MDNTGKLPAAKLNAYWRLMRADKPIGIYLLLWPCVWALWIASAGIPDLHILVVFVLGVVVMRSAGCVINDYADRKVDGLVERSSTRPLVTGEVTEKEALGLFFVLLCFALILVLTLSWLTVLMSVGGLILATIYPFMKRYTHLPQVVLGAAFGWSIPMAFVAIGQPLGWVVWALYFANLAWTVAFDTEYAMVDKNDDIKVGVKSTAILFGQYDKLIILLLQILSLLLLTAVALNLSLSWTFYLALVISMGLFLYQHRLIKDRERSLCFKAFLHNHYVGLVLALGIIAHYAIYPASI; this is translated from the coding sequence ATGGATAACACAGGAAAATTACCAGCTGCAAAATTAAACGCTTATTGGCGCTTGATGCGTGCTGACAAACCTATAGGTATCTATTTATTACTATGGCCTTGCGTATGGGCTCTGTGGATAGCTTCAGCAGGCATTCCAGACTTACACATACTCGTGGTGTTTGTTTTAGGCGTTGTGGTGATGCGATCAGCTGGTTGTGTAATCAATGATTATGCAGATCGTAAGGTAGATGGTTTAGTGGAACGTTCATCAACCAGACCCTTGGTGACAGGAGAGGTCACTGAAAAAGAGGCCTTAGGTCTATTTTTTGTTCTTTTGTGTTTCGCCTTAATACTGGTTTTGACATTAAGTTGGCTAACGGTTCTGATGTCAGTTGGTGGATTGATATTAGCCACCATTTACCCTTTTATGAAGCGCTATACTCATTTGCCTCAGGTTGTACTTGGTGCTGCTTTTGGCTGGTCTATTCCGATGGCTTTTGTAGCTATAGGACAACCGCTAGGTTGGGTGGTGTGGGCATTGTATTTTGCTAATTTAGCTTGGACTGTCGCTTTTGACACTGAATACGCCATGGTCGATAAAAACGATGATATCAAAGTGGGGGTCAAATCAACCGCTATCTTGTTTGGTCAATACGATAAGTTGATCATATTGCTACTTCAAATACTTAGTTTGTTACTGCTTACTGCAGTAGCACTAAACTTAAGCTTAAGCTGGACTTTTTATTTGGCGTTAGTTATCAGTATGGGGTTGTTTTTGTATCAACACAGGTTGATTAAAGACCGAGAAAGAAGCCTATGTTTCAAGGCTTTTTTGCATAATCACTATGTAGGTTTGGTGTTAGCGTTAGGGATAATTGCACATTATGCTATTTATCCCGCATCTATTTAA
- the ubiK gene encoding ubiquinone biosynthesis accessory factor UbiK — MLTPKKLEEIAKQISDAVPPGMKTMAEGAEAKVKQVLQSQISRLDFVSREEFDIQSQVLMRTREKLEALETRLAKLEKPET; from the coding sequence ATGTTAACCCCTAAGAAATTAGAAGAAATTGCTAAGCAAATATCTGATGCCGTGCCTCCAGGTATGAAAACGATGGCTGAAGGCGCAGAGGCCAAAGTTAAACAAGTATTACAATCACAAATCAGCCGCTTAGACTTTGTTAGTCGAGAGGAGTTTGATATCCAAAGCCAAGTACTCATGCGCACTCGAGAAAAATTGGAAGCTTTGGAAACTCGTCTCGCCAAATTAGAGAAACCCGAAACATAA
- a CDS encoding c-type cytochrome, which translates to MKFKSFLYTCVGVFSVLAVQAQEMSEADIRSRIQPIGKVHVAGAKAEVTSSGPRAGSVIYAKACVACHSVGVLNAPKFQNVADWSPRMEKGFDAVWKNAINGIGAMPPMGTCGDCSNDEIKAAIEHMIEGI; encoded by the coding sequence GTGAAATTTAAATCCTTTTTATATACCTGTGTAGGTGTTTTTAGCGTTTTGGCGGTACAAGCACAAGAAATGAGTGAAGCTGATATTAGGTCTCGTATTCAACCTATTGGCAAAGTGCATGTAGCGGGTGCAAAAGCTGAAGTTACATCTTCAGGACCAAGGGCAGGTTCAGTTATCTACGCAAAAGCTTGTGTTGCATGTCACAGTGTTGGTGTTTTGAATGCACCTAAATTTCAAAATGTAGCAGACTGGTCACCACGTATGGAAAAAGGCTTTGATGCAGTGTGGAAAAATGCCATCAATGGTATTGGCGCTATGCCACCTATGGGCACTTGTGGTGATTGTTCAAATGATGAAATTAAAGCGGCAATAGAACATATGATTGAAGGTATTTAA